The DNA region TGGGATATCACCGGAGGCAGCATACCCGGTCTGAATACATTCTCAACTACTATTGAAAATAGAAATATTACGACGGACAGGCCTGGTTCACCAGCGATCATATTTGAGAATATGGGTCGGATGCATGATTTGTCGGGCGTACATAAAGCAAAATTGACCTACAAAGGCACCTTTGATATTCCGACTCTTACAGGTGACTGGGATTTTCGGGGAGTGATCTGTATCTAAGATTAAAAAGAGCAGTTACGCTGGGAAAATTCTATTCCTTCAAAAATCGAAATAGTTCTGCATTGAACCTTTCGGGTTGCTGGAGGTGTGCCGCGTGTCCGCCCCCTAAGATGGTGACTCGCTCAGAGTTTGGGATGGCATAGTTATAGGCTTCCGCAACGAGTTGAAAATAGGGCATTTCCATCTCTCCCGTAATTACCAGAGTTGGTGAATCAATATTGGGAAGTTTTTCCACAGACGGGGCCGGTGTGTCACCGGAAGGCTGTCTAGGGTCCAGCAGATCGTCTCCGTCATAGCTCTCCCACATTTCCGATGCCAGCTTGGCTCCTTCTGTACCATCCGAAAATCCACGGGCTATAGGATGTGTGAATAAGATAGTTGCGACGGAATCCAGCCCGTGATTTTGTGCAATCTGTGGCATGTTGGAGGGGAAAGAATCCGGACCGGTCCAGGGGACCCCAAAGCCTGCAGGAGGAGCCGCTCCGAAAAGAACAAGCCGGTCTACCATATCCGGGTAATTCATAGCAAACGAAAGTGCAACATAACCGCCTTGTGAATGTCCCACAATATGGGCTGAAGAAATATCTAGGTGGTCGAGCAATAGGGCAAGGTCTTTCGGATCCGCAGATACATCGGCATGCCCGCTTGAGGCTCCCCATCCCCGGCGGTCATAACGCAGAACAAGAAACCGGTCCGTTAAGGCATTCATTTGGAGGTTCCACGAACGTTTATTGTGGGTGTATCCGTGGATCAGCACCAAGGGCTCACCGGACCCGGTCAGTTCATAGCTGAGCGTCACCTCACCCGTATCAAATGTTTGTACGGTTTCCGGTTCCTGGGCTAGAACTGCTGCGGCTGATAACCCAATGATCAGAAATGCAGTTGCTATAGTTTGGTAAAGTCTGCTGGCAATCATGTTCCCTCCTATTTATCTGTGTTAAGAGGGGAATAGCCGATGATAGTTATAGCCAATATACGTTTTTGTATAAAACGGACGTAATTTTCTCAATCACAGCGACAATAATCAAAATAAGGGGACTTTAGTGAATGAATGTCTATCCCCATTTATTTTCTATTTGTAAGAGCAATCAATAATTGAAATTACAGACCTCCAAGGTTCAACCGAACCTTGGAGGTCTGTAATCCATAGACGGTAGAAATGTACTAATTGGCAGCTTAATTGTTTCTTGAACTGTCTACCGGCTGCGTGAGCTCTTCCAGCAAGAAATAGCTAAGATCGTCAATACCGGATGAGTGGCTATGACCGGCAGATATATTGGATAGCACGATGGTACTCTTATTGTTACGAATATCAATCACCATGGAAGAGCGATAGCCCCCGGTTCCGCCATTATGCCAAAGCCACTTTTGAGTGGAATCATCTTTGACAATGAACCAGCCCAGCCCGATTTCGGTACCTTCATTATTGCTATACGTTTTTTCATGCTGAAGAGCCAGCATCCTGTTGGTGCTATCAAAATTGGCAATAGCAAACTTAGAGAGGTCTTCGGTTGTGGAGAGTATTGCACCGGCTCCCGGAATCGCTCCCATATCCCAGTTGACAGTCGGATTCCCTCTTCTGTTGCGGCCCTCCACAAGCCGGTCGGTGACGGACCTTCGCAGCGTTGTAGAACTGTTCATATTCAGCTGATTGAAAATCCTCTGCTGAAGCATCTCTTCATACCCTTGGCCGGTCACCCGGGTCAATACATATCCAAGCAGCCCTGCACCTATATTTGAATATTGAAAGGTCTTGCCTTGTTCCCCTACCAGCGTGATCTCATTCTTCAGGTATTCTCGCAACATCACTTCATCATAATCCTTGTAGGGATTGTCCATATGCCAGATTGATTCCCATATAAATCCCGATGGTATCCGTGGCAAGCCCGAAGTGTGGTTAGAGAGCTCTTTAAAGGTAATCTGGAGGCTGTCATTGATTTGCAGATCCAGAACTTCCTGCACCGGTTGATCCAGTGATACCTGATCCTCCAGAACCAGATCGGCAAGTAGGGCGGAGGTGAAGACTTTGGAGAGAGAACCTATTTCAAACACACGATCACTGTTGTCGATGGTTTTCAGCGTGTCACGTTCACGTAAGGCACCGTAATAAGTGGCAGTACTGTCGTTTACCAGGGCAATGGCCAATTGTGTCCCATTGGGAAGGTAGCTGAGCGCCCGGCCTATGCTGTCGACCTGGGATTTCGTTATTCCCGGCTGGCTCTGTAGCCGATTTACAGCCTTTTCGGGTTGGCTAATACTGCTACAAGCCGCCATCTGAACGGCCCAAACCAGTATTACTACATTTCGAAGTACAAGGTATTTCCTGTTATTCATAAGAACCGTAAATAACTAAATAGCAGCGGAAAAGTAAGCTAATCCCGGATTTTATTTATGAGTGAGATGTTTGTTCACTTTTACTCTTATAGGATCTCTCAGGCGAAGAGTTTGTAAGTCACTCACTAACTGATTCGTGGCAGGCAAGAGTAGATATAGATAATACTTTTCCCTACAAGGATACCACGGATTCCCTTCCGAAATCTTAATCCGGGTAATTTTATACTCTCTATACATTTTAACCGAAATGTAATTTTATGGGTCCCCTACCCTTTACAGTCGATCAGTTTCTGCAGGTATTTGCGGAATATAATCGGTCCATTTGGCCCGCGCAGCCGGTTGCCTATGCTTTGGGAGGAATGGCTGTTTGGCTGATGGTATCAGACAAGCAAAAAGCCAACCGGTGGATCAACCTCATTCTGGGTGTTTTCTGGCTGTGGATGGGATGGATATATCACATCACCTTTTTTACTGAGATTAATACCGCAGCCTACGTATTTGGGTCACTTTTCCTGCTGCAGGGAGTTGTTTTTCTCATGCTGGTATGGCTAAAAGATAGAGTGGTTTACTCATTCAGAAAAGATGCTTACGGAATGGTGGGCACTCTGTTTATCCTCTATGGAATGGTGATCTATCCTCTGTTGGGCTATGCTTTAGGACATGTA from Halalkalibaculum roseum includes:
- a CDS encoding alpha/beta fold hydrolase gives rise to the protein MIASRLYQTIATAFLIIGLSAAAVLAQEPETVQTFDTGEVTLSYELTGSGEPLVLIHGYTHNKRSWNLQMNALTDRFLVLRYDRRGWGASSGHADVSADPKDLALLLDHLDISSAHIVGHSQGGYVALSFAMNYPDMVDRLVLFGAAPPAGFGVPWTGPDSFPSNMPQIAQNHGLDSVATILFTHPIARGFSDGTEGAKLASEMWESYDGDDLLDPRQPSGDTPAPSVEKLPNIDSPTLVITGEMEMPYFQLVAEAYNYAIPNSERVTILGGGHAAHLQQPERFNAELFRFLKE
- a CDS encoding serine hydrolase domain-containing protein, translating into MNNRKYLVLRNVVILVWAVQMAACSSISQPEKAVNRLQSQPGITKSQVDSIGRALSYLPNGTQLAIALVNDSTATYYGALRERDTLKTIDNSDRVFEIGSLSKVFTSALLADLVLEDQVSLDQPVQEVLDLQINDSLQITFKELSNHTSGLPRIPSGFIWESIWHMDNPYKDYDEVMLREYLKNEITLVGEQGKTFQYSNIGAGLLGYVLTRVTGQGYEEMLQQRIFNQLNMNSSTTLRRSVTDRLVEGRNRRGNPTVNWDMGAIPGAGAILSTTEDLSKFAIANFDSTNRMLALQHEKTYSNNEGTEIGLGWFIVKDDSTQKWLWHNGGTGGYRSSMVIDIRNNKSTIVLSNISAGHSHSSGIDDLSYFLLEELTQPVDSSRNN
- a CDS encoding DUF6064 family protein; this translates as MGPLPFTVDQFLQVFAEYNRSIWPAQPVAYALGGMAVWLMVSDKQKANRWINLILGVFWLWMGWIYHITFFTEINTAAYVFGSLFLLQGVVFLMLVWLKDRVVYSFRKDAYGMVGTLFILYGMVIYPLLGYALGHVYPQSPVFGVAPCPTTIFTFGMLLHTKGKVPIWLLIIPVLWSLIGFSAAFRLTIYEDMGLVLAGVVGITMLIIRNRRNKRGYAYSHS